The proteins below come from a single Asanoa ferruginea genomic window:
- a CDS encoding serine hydrolase domain-containing protein has product MIRTETLVRQGDEWIVDDATETRYQLASVSKQFTAAAVLLLVADGRLAIDDRVSRWIDSSPEQWRDITLHHLLTHTSGLGTWHDYPMIDLAQRVEPSELLRTFAGVPLQYPPGQSWSYSSPAYVLLAHVVERAADTPYREFVADRIFDHLGLANTFAGAPGGRPNLAPGHDIEGQPRPTWELDVVGMGAGDVWSTAKDVLAWIDALQAGRLLPEPYRTLMLTERVPTGKGPDESGYGYGVFIGEVNGRHWWHHSGDNAGYNAFAANIPELARRVVVLTNTDAMDASTIEPLLA; this is encoded by the coding sequence ATGATCCGGACGGAGACTCTGGTGCGGCAGGGTGACGAGTGGATCGTCGACGACGCCACGGAAACGCGATACCAGCTGGCCTCTGTCAGCAAACAATTCACCGCCGCTGCCGTCCTGCTGCTCGTGGCAGACGGCAGGCTGGCCATCGACGACCGCGTGAGCCGTTGGATCGACAGCAGCCCGGAGCAGTGGCGAGACATCACTCTGCACCACCTACTCACCCACACGTCCGGCCTCGGCACCTGGCACGACTACCCCATGATCGACCTCGCTCAGCGAGTTGAGCCCAGCGAACTACTGAGAACCTTCGCCGGAGTACCACTCCAATACCCGCCAGGGCAGAGCTGGAGCTACAGCAGCCCGGCGTACGTGCTGCTGGCGCACGTTGTCGAACGAGCCGCCGATACGCCCTACCGAGAATTCGTGGCAGACCGCATCTTCGACCACCTTGGTTTGGCCAACACGTTCGCCGGAGCGCCCGGCGGCCGGCCGAACCTGGCGCCCGGCCACGACATCGAGGGTCAACCGCGGCCGACCTGGGAACTGGACGTGGTTGGCATGGGGGCAGGAGACGTATGGTCGACGGCCAAAGATGTGCTGGCCTGGATCGATGCCCTCCAGGCCGGCCGTCTGCTGCCCGAGCCATATCGCACGTTGATGCTGACCGAACGAGTGCCGACCGGCAAAGGCCCGGACGAGAGCGGTTACGGCTACGGCGTATTCATTGGTGAGGTCAATGGCAGGCACTGGTGGCACCACAGTGGCGACAACGCCGGCTACAACGCGTTCGCCGCCAACATCCCGGAACTCGCCCGCCGCGTCGTCGTCCTCACCAATACCGACGCGATGGACGCCAGCACCATTGAGCCTCTGCTCGCATAG
- a CDS encoding UbiA family prenyltransferase, with translation MPLAVATPQVTVPSGPLRHHYVVRVWAVVRLTRPWFWPLGWAGAAFGAVLATGDWLPARGDVPATIAVGLLLGPLVWTFVFALNDLHDLPSDRHNPRKSAAPLVTGVLTPADLRRCVHWSGIGAVMAAAVAGPVFVAGTAVVLVLGWMYSVPPIRLKGRPGADVAVNAVVVGVFGPLAGWSLHRPVFDYQPILVVLGLLLVTALYLPTTVMDLSADRAAGYATAAVRWSAPACYRAGLVSWAVANAVWLACCHLDVFVARDSWLVQTVAAPLLVALYAGLARRPSIPRLAVVAVAFAVPATDFLFAYARAR, from the coding sequence ATGCCCCTCGCCGTGGCCACACCGCAAGTCACTGTCCCTTCTGGACCTCTTCGACACCACTACGTGGTACGGGTATGGGCCGTCGTACGGCTGACGCGGCCGTGGTTCTGGCCCCTCGGCTGGGCTGGGGCAGCCTTCGGCGCGGTGCTCGCTACGGGCGACTGGCTGCCCGCCCGCGGTGACGTGCCGGCCACGATCGCGGTGGGCCTGCTCCTCGGCCCGCTGGTGTGGACTTTTGTGTTCGCGCTCAACGATCTGCACGACCTGCCGAGCGACCGGCACAACCCGCGCAAGTCCGCCGCCCCACTCGTGACCGGGGTGCTCACCCCAGCCGATCTGCGACGTTGCGTCCACTGGTCCGGCATCGGCGCCGTCATGGCTGCGGCCGTCGCCGGCCCGGTGTTCGTCGCGGGCACCGCGGTCGTGCTCGTGCTCGGCTGGATGTACAGCGTTCCCCCGATCCGGCTCAAGGGCCGGCCCGGCGCGGATGTGGCAGTCAACGCGGTCGTCGTCGGCGTGTTCGGCCCGCTCGCCGGTTGGTCGCTGCACCGTCCGGTCTTCGACTACCAGCCCATCCTGGTGGTGCTGGGGCTCCTCCTCGTCACCGCGCTCTACCTTCCTACGACCGTCATGGACCTGAGCGCTGACCGCGCGGCCGGCTACGCGACCGCGGCCGTGCGCTGGAGTGCGCCGGCGTGCTATCGCGCCGGGCTGGTCTCGTGGGCCGTCGCGAACGCGGTCTGGCTGGCGTGCTGCCACCTTGACGTGTTCGTCGCGCGTGATTCCTGGCTGGTGCAGACGGTCGCGGCCCCGTTGCTGGTCGCGTTGTATGCCGGCCTGGCCCGCCGTCCGTCAATCCCACGTCTCGCGGTCGTCGCGGTCGCGTTCGCAGTGCCGGCGACGGACTTCCTCTTCGCGTACGCCCGGGCACGTTAA